The Oreochromis aureus strain Israel breed Guangdong linkage group 15, ZZ_aureus, whole genome shotgun sequence genome contains the following window.
tcccaCAGCGGAGAAGGTGTCATCTTTAGGGAAAGACTGGCACAAGTTCTGTCTAAAATGTGAGCGCTGCAACAAAACTCTGAATCCGGGAGGCCATGCTGAGGTAACAGGATGTGATGAGTGTATATGCTTCGTTTTCCTTATGCAgttatgatttgtttttgttttatgaagTGCAAATATTTCATGTTCAAAGGTTATGTTGGTAGGCTACATTGCATCAACATAATAAACCATGACTGCGAACAATAATGTCCCATGCACTCTGAGGCTATAAGCTGTTTGAAATGAACCTGGTTTGGTGGTAAAATACAGACTTTATTAAATCAACCCAAAAAAAACCTTGATCATTTAACCACAGCAGAAAGTAGTTGGATTTTTTGTACAGTTACTGTGCTGTCTTTGAAAACACGTATGTACTGTGCAGGAAAGTCAGTACAGTGACTGTACAAGTTTAACCACAGCACAACAAACTGTTTGTACTTTCTGTTGACATTTCATTCTCTGCTTCCAAAAGTCAATAACAGGTTTTAGCTTTCTTAATATGAGTCTCTGTATCTTCAGTGCATCACTCCTCTGAGAAACCTGGAAGTGTCtgttccttactgaggagtttaACATTGTCTGACATTGTCGTTGCAGGGAAAGCGATCATAAACCAGAAGGCGTAAATCTCAGAGACAACAGTGTTTCACACATCCTAGTGCTTTGATGAGATGGCAGTTTCAACATGGTTATGTGCATGTAGTGCAGGTTAAATATGAAAATGAGTATGCTTAGTCTAATCATGTTCAAATAAGCTCAAAGATTTGTACTCTGTGTCCCTCTTCAATCATTGTTATAATGCATTTATATTCACATATGACAGCTCATCATCATTCACAATGCATGATGTTCTTCAGTCTGTTCAGAACAAGCTCAGTACAAAATTAGCTGTACATAAAATTAACAGCTCAGCAGCCTGTTATTTAAAACTCATCAGACTAATCAGATTAAACTGTTTGTGGCTCTTGCTGTGTTTTAATTAGATTTTAAGAAGGAAGGGATGTACTGAAAATCACAGATGAGCTGACAATGGTATTCATTGTACGCTGCTAAAATGCATTGATTCAGTCAGTGAGAGCAACTTTATTGTCCATTATCTCTGTATTTTCTCCACAGTGCTTGAGTTTGGCCTTTATTGTGCACATTTGTCTGCTTTCAGAATGGTTTTATTGTTAGTCTTCAGGTTTTTTTTGGTCTTGTCATGTGAACCACTTTGACATGCATATTTGCTTGAAAGGTTCAATTGAgtttagctgaaaaacacatCCTGTGTGAATGTACATTCCTGGGATGGCTGAAAAAACTCCACAGAGTATTTATTTAAACGACGACAGCGTCTAGATGACAAAGAGCATTACTTTTACTGAATCAGTGAGACTTATTTTATGTCTAAAAAGAATCATACATGGAAAGTGAGATAAGGGTTTTTGttactataaaaataaatggttAGACGAACTCAAATGCCTTCAAATGCGGTCCAAGTTTGGAGGATTATGTGAATCCACACAGACTGAAAACAACAGTTTATATAactgccgtttttttttttcccctctggttcataatattaacagttacaGGTAAAGCTTCAGTCCATTTGTATCTgcttggcattttttttttttatttgtatttaaggTCAACTGGAATCACATTTTCCCTGAGGGGACCTCCCcaagggatcaataaagttctattctattctatgtgtTAAGTAATGGAGGTTTCCTCTGTCTTCCCCTTTACACTGTGCAGCATGATGGAAAGCCTTATTGCCACAAGCCGTGCTACGCCACCCTCTTTGGACCAAAAGGTGGGGTTTCCCCTGATGTGGAAATACAGACGACGTATACAGATTGATAAAACTTAGATTTCTGAATTCTaccatttgttgtttttaggtGTAAACATCGGTGGAGCTGGATCCTACGTGTACGACAATCCTGTCAACGAAGCCCCTGCAGCCGTTTCCTTGGAAACAAACGCCAAaccagaggaggagaaaaaagccCCCGCACGGGGACCAGTGAAGGGTGAGAAATATGTGGAGCAGAAATAGAAAAACTGTCATATGGAAGGAGGAGAAACTCAGTGCCTCTGTGACAGGATACAGTTTAATTTAGGTTCGGAACAGCAAactaaagaacaacaaaaaaaaggaataaatgaGCCCCAGATATGTTTTAGGGAAAGTGACAATTAATGGAGAAAACTAAGgacaaaaatatgaagaatCAAAACTAAAGGACTAAAGTAAAAATATCAATTAGTGCCTTGATCCTACAGCAAAGTAATGCATTTACGGGCACTGACATGAAttcatttgtctgttttcattttcttattatgtatttatttaattttacatctttttaagggtctttattattattattatgtcatttttaaacattctaTGTTTTCGTGTCTATTTTCCCAGACATATTTATTTCtgaagctattttttttttttgtttagatttTCTACACGCAtgtgtctttaattatatttttaatggtTTGTTCAGAAAGTGGTGCAGTCCATGTTCCTGTTGGTACAAATGTGCTGATCTCACCACTGCAGATTGATCATTACATCTCAAACTAGAGAACTGAAGCAATCTCTAATGCTGCAAAAATACTGGCAGGATTAAATTACCTTACTTCATActtataattatttaaaacaatATTGTTTTCAGTTAGCTTCTAGGCTTCTGGCTTTTCAGTACAACTAAAATAATGTAAACCACAAATACTATCTAATGGCGTTTATTTAAATCACTAAATATCTGatgtaattaaatttttttggTTTAATTCATTGTAACTTTTGCAGCTGCAAGCTTCTCATCTTTCTCTGGAGGCCCCAACATCTGTCCCAGATGCAACAAGACCGTGTATTTTGGTGAGCAGAATGCTGTTTCATATTTAAATTCTGCCACAAACATGTATTTGTCCTACATTTCTACATAAGCATTGGAAACTGTCTGTTTTAGTCCTCTGCTCGGTGTAATGACTGTCTCTACCATGGcccgtgtttgtgtttgtgtccgtGCAGCTGAGAAGGTGTCATCTCTCGGGAAGAACTGGCACCGGCCTTGTCTGCGCTGTGAGAGATGCAATAAGACTCTGGCACCGGGCAGCCATGCAGAGGTGAGAGATGAGTCAGTTTGCAAAGCTTGAAATCAGAGTATTAGTAAAAATGTTAGTGTTTTTGATTAGATACACAGACAGTTACTGTAGTCATATTCAAAATTTATTAGTTTAATCAAGAAAGATCTCAGGGTGTGAAATCGTTGAAcacaattttaattttcacagaGATACACAACATCTTCGTCCTTTCTCTGTCAAATACAGTcatgtatttgtattttctttactGACTTAGATCATGTCACAAGATAGAAAAAGACACATTATCACAGGCTCCAGCTACACATGATGATGAATCTCTGATCTCCATTTTtcaatttattattatgtttagtgagtttctctttttttcaggtTGTTTTTATGGCTACAGATTATTTTAATCGTACTAACTTAACATCAGTGCTAGTGATGGCATTTTGCTGTTTTAAAATGCACACTATGAGACTGTAATTATATTTGTGTAGCCGTGGGTCTAGTCAGGGTGTCATCATGGGTGAAAGACAGAGTCAGTAGATGTTCTACAGGGAGATTTTGTCAAAAATACACATATAGTATTTGAGTCAcataagaaaatgtttttagttaattcagCCAAGGAATCAATAAACTTCTAACATGGTGAGACATCAGTGTCTGTCTGTTCACCGACagttcacaagaatcactactccTCCTGCCATATTAATCATATTTTAATCCAGTTTAAACAAAATGATCACCTAATGGCTTTACACCCAAATCATTCTGAAGGTTAAGatcacatttgtcattttataaGCAGTAAACGTGACTCGTGATGGCTCATGAACGAGATGAGCCACTACATCACTGACCTCTTCATgtaatctccaaaagttgaatctgttcatctggacgtagcgttttgtgggagaaacgtttcgtcactcatccaagtgacttcttcagtctcagctgactgcaggtttccccaaaccttataaacagtacatttgcataatgactgaaaccagcccactgaaggaacaatgggctgtgaggtcagttccttaatcataattatgcaaattcccatgaccattgatcaacaatcactgaccaaaacccactgatcaaagaacactgatcaatggccatgagtaccattcacagagagttggggaatggctgcaatcacagcgttgtaagatggcgaaagatgtacccttaggccccctcctcgattcagagatggtctttccctcttcacgtaaatggcctccttgactccgcgctcaaaccagcgttcctgtttataaggtttggggaaacctgcagtcagctgagactgaagaagtcacttggatgagtgacgaaacgtttctcccacaaaacgctacgtccagatgaacagattcaacttttggagatttactttcctggatgactgagaatgcatcaagacctcTTCATGTAATCATCTTTACTTTGTATAGCTGTAGTTCAAATGATTTAGTCTGTCAGGCTAAAGTAAAGGTGAGGTATAACATCTCTGTGGCCACATCCCCATCCAGTTCTTGTGCCCCAGACATGAGTTAAAAATAAGCTGAGCCTGTCTAGTGTTAAAATTTAATCCAGCCATCACATGATGAGATGCTGCTGAGGTGTAAAATGTGCTTGTCGCTGAATTTGATTAATGTCAGTTAACAGAAGCTGTTTATATTTAGCATATTGTGTTCTGGGGTTTTCAGCTGgtagaaacaaagagaaaccaGATAAATGTTGTAGTTCTTTCTATCTCATGTATACTGAATGTTGCTGAGAGTTAAGGTAGAATGAAACACTGagtgaaaacattttcaaatatgGAAGAATTGAGAGGAatggttttctctgtgtttcagcATGATGGACAGCCTTACTGCCACAAACCATGCTATGCTGTACTGTTTGGACCAAAAGGTATGTAATCTGAGTATGGGAGGGGGGGAGTGAGCTGCAGGGAAGGCTGGTGCCAGagactgttttttaaaacaatgacTCAAACCACTGTGTCCcacaaaaatctgtaaaatatGTTAATTTAGTGACATAAATACATCTGAGGCAGTCGTATTAGTCAACTTTCAGGGTAGAAATAAATACTCGGTGTTTTATGACCTAGAAGGATCAGATTCAATATGAGCTATAATACCAATTTCGATGTCAATGTGAAATGTATatgtagagagaaaaaaactgtgTGGGGATTTAAAAAGTCTAGTAAATACTATAATTGACGTGGACAGCTAGTTAGTCTTTATTATTTAGTCTACAAGGCTGGAAAACTTTGGAAAATCTTAAGTTGTGTCTGTGTTATCATACTACAGCTCCATGTTATTATAGCAAAGAAGGATACAATTATATGGAGTCGATGTTTGTATTTTTCAGGAACCAATCCCAAAACCTTTGCAAAGTGAGCCATAACTAGCCAAATGGTTATTTTGCGTTAATGTATGTTTTTTGAGTGAACAGACCCTTTAAATTTAAACATCTGGTCCACCCCTCTCAGGCGTAAACACCGGAGGTGTCGGCAGCTACATCTACGACGATCCTGAAGCTGAAGCGCAGTCTTGAGCCCTGAAGCTGCCTCCAGCCCGCAGACAGAGAAACGCCTCCAGGACCCTCTGTGTCTCTATGATTTGCCTTCAGTGGTCATTGTGACAAATGATATGTACTACACTCACAGGGATGGAAACTTAGATGTTTATGTTGTATTTGTATATTGTTTATATATCTATTTTTTGTACCGAAACGGGCCTTTAATATGTCCTCCCATGTGAACTTCAGATTTGCCTTTGAGTTTCTTGGTTCTCTTTGCCAAATAATTATTAGCCTGTTACTACAGTGAATGAAAGCTCCTGTGTTCTTTTCACTCTGGATTAGTAGATTTTTGACTTTTGTGCACTTAAAACATGTactgtataaaaacaaacaaacaaacaaaaaaagtaccAGCCCTCCAGTTTATAGTCAGTGTTTTTTGAACAAGTTTGTCTTGGTTCTATAAATACAAATGATAGCGTAGTGAAGATACACATTTTACAAAGGAgtgcattttaatgaatgccATTAAAGTGATTTTGAGGGTTGCTGCAAACAAGAAATGATCTGCTGTTCTTCACATTTTATACAGTAAAAGTGTGTGATAGCAAACCTGAGTTCATTGTCACTGTGTTTCTGTTCCCCTCAAACATGGTGGTTGGGGCCTGTGTGAGTTTCAGATTTTATGGAAACCCACACAGCCCACAGTGGGAAGCCAACTGCGGGCACCTGTACTGGCATGAGAGGCAGGACAGATGGGCACCAGAGGGGCAACACATAGTGTGGGCTGCCCACACTAAGCAGCAGCCATACCATCAAATGGTATgaagtgtgaaaaaaaacacactactTTCTGCTGCTCTCTTATTCCACcacatatttcatttttacatgGATGTCCTTCTTGTCACAAACCCCAAGCGTTTTATATCTTTTTCCAGTCTCAAATGGACATTTGGTTTATCAGGTAAATGTTTGAACTACAACATCATGGAGGTTTCAATCAGAACTAAAATTTTAGCTTTTACAATTAAAAAGACCAATCATAACCTGCTTACAAGCAAACATGCTGGAAAAATATTTGCAGTACCATGAACTGAAATGCATGTATTCTGTGGTTATTGTGTAGTCATTTATCTCTCTTGCGTTAGACTTCTTGTTGAGGTCATGGGTATATGGAGTATATGGCAGGAGATGTACttaaattgtttattttgtttattttattgtttatttaatacATAAGCAGACTTCAGTCAATAATGTTCAACTGTGTCCATTTAGATAATCCTAGGTGCACGCTACAAGGCGTTCCACAAGGAtgtcaaacatttgtttttaggTGTTATTAGCTGCAGCAGGAATCCCCATAAACCACACATATGTATATCTGTCTAAATATAATCTTACAAGTAAAAgaaatgactttaaaaatatacaataaaaatatatcaaggGTAGCCTAACAGGAAATAAGAATAGAGCACTCAAAGTTCCTCTTGAAAGCTCACAGGGGTTGTTTTGCTCACTCTTGAAAGCTGCTCCGGCTAAGAAAAGCGGGTGCTCATGTGGATGCAGTTCATTTCTTTACCACAAGACGTCACTGACGGATCATTAAAGGTCATTAAAAGCTTATtcgttttatgtattttttttttcattgtgaaATATTTAAAAGCTTATCTGTAATTGACAGGGGTTATATAAATTAATAAGTGTCTTTATCCATAGTATTTCAAACCCAGTGATACAGAGAAAACTTTAATGAGATCGGAGACTTCTTATTAATCAGAGAAATTAATGTTTGATGTCTAAATTTCAGGAAGAATTATTACGAAACTTCAAGCCAGAGCTGTCCCCCAGGAACATCAGAGCAGGGTGCAGGTTTCTACAGGTTTTAGTCTGTCACatgacaacaacaaacagcctaCTAACTGCATTGGCAACATAAGCCCTGCCTACTGCAgctgaaattatttattttgcttttcttataTTACATTAATGCTCCGCCTTTGAAAGATataaccaaataaaaaaaagaggaacgTCACTGGCAGGATGCGGTCTGACACGCCCCTTACTGGAAACACGGACCCCGGAAGAGGCAAAACATCAAGTTCAACAGACAAATACCGGAAGTTAAGGAGACTTTCTGCAAAATATACCAATCTCTGCACTGCATGCTACCTTATGTTATGATTTCTACAGTTCTGACTTTTCTTCCAAGTGTTATTAAATGCTGATACTTAATTATTTCATTAAGATTGTATTTTATATGGGTTACAAATGTTATTAGAttttttgattaaaatattaatttaatcatttcattattaataatcTAATAATTTGGGGTGGGGGTCTGAATCATTGGTCTGAATGCCCTACTGTATTTTGACGGGTGCACTGTTAGTCGTGTTATTTTGAAAGGTTCTACCGGAAGTGACGTAATTTATTTTGGGTCACTTAAGCTCTCTGACACTTCTGCTTTGAGAGGCTCATTTTGTACGACGCGCCATCCATGTTTTAGCGgcagcaaaactgaaaaaaaaaaaaaactcttaagtTTCCACACAGGAGCTTCCGTTGAGATACTTTAACGTTAAATCCGTTAagtatttgttttctgtgtgaggGCAGCTCGAAAAAAGGAAAGCGAATTATCCACTTAGCTAATTGGTAGCTAACTGTTAGCCTGTGACGTTGTTAGCTAAAACAACAGCCGCGGAGGAATTAGACAGCCTGTTTATGTTTTCGCCACTTCAGAGACATGTTGGACGGATCTACCGCTTACGGCGATGAAGCCAACATCGGCAACGTCGAAAATAACAACCCGATATCGCTGATTTCCAGCAGCGATGTGACGAACAAAACGAAGCAGGTTCTGCTGAAGAAAGGCGGAAGGAAGCTGCGGAACGCAGTGCCGCTGCATCACCACAAACCCCCGAGAAACTGCCCCAACAGCCGCTTGTcggaccaccaccaccacaacaacaacaccctgacgGCCTCGACTGGTCACAGACCCACAGCTCAGGGCGGAACCGAGCCCGGAGAGACCGTGCTCACCCTCCATCCCCTCAAACATGGAGTCAGGAAAGAGGTACAGATTATTATCTGCTGCACTGCAGCCCTGCAAGGGCTTGGTGCTGAACTGCTAAGTAAACCTGTAGCAGGTTGAGCAAAGGCCATTAAAACCACAAATGGGAAACACTATGATCCACAAAGTGTATGATCATATCGGTTGCTTTCAGAAAGTACAAAATGTCTAATAAGCTTTAACAAATAGATTTTGTTTTAAGGTTTGTTACAAGTGTGCATATGCATTGCTTTCTCTCTGGCATACTGTTAAATTTGGGAAAGTTGGTTcttcattatattttataatcCAAACATTTAATGAAAATTCAGTGTCTGCAGCCATGTGTACATTaaagtatttgtgaaaaaaatgttcatgcagaCTCATGCAAAAGTACACGTAAAGATACCCATACAAAACTAATTAGGGTGAAACCCAGTTGTTTTGCCTGAGGCGTTTGTAACTGACGCAGTTACCACTCTTTCTCCTGAAGGTGACGTGAGTCgagtctttgtttctctttcgCCCCGCTGATTAACCGAGGAAAAAATGTTCCAAATTACGCATGGATGGCAGTCTTGTCTGTCAGATAAATGCAGAAGGGAGAGTCCACAAAACAGAcaatgaaaacatgtttttggtaTAGAAAGTGTATTACAGACGGACGTGTTGGCGTTATTATAAATGTGCAATGTTGTTCCTGcttattaaaaatgtttggtGCCTGCCTAAGAAGCTTTGTTTGGGCCTCCACCAAAGGAAAATCACCTGGACTGTATTAACAACAGTTTCAATCATATTTTTCTTCAAACTGGATCTTTCATTTTACTCAAGCTTAATTGTTTCTGTTACTTATAGTAACACAAACTATcagagtagggctgccacaaacgattattttgatagtcgactagtcaccgattatttttgcgattagtcgactaatcagatcatgcatccattggatgtaaaatgtacagcttattgcaccagcatgcgtctgctcttatataactatcattagcttacagcttgaagtgtttaaggtatgtgctaactaaaaataaagacaagatgatagtttattacacttttaatgaaatttgcagattgtttcagtgaagtttaataaactcagccgtctgctccttgctatctaaaatataacaggacaccggagtatattctcgagcatctcacacttctgataatcagttgtctgcttgacgtttattcatctgtgcaaaaactataactttatttctcacccaaaccaatttactcaggaacaaataaaatactaaaaaaaaagccaaacaatatcatttttaagttatctaagtgatttctatatcatgtttaacctgagtagcgaaagacggcggtgagtttgaaaacgatttgccgggagtccggtgttctcaccgacTCTAATGAGCCTAGAAACCCGGctcgctatcgagctggtgggtaacagacgtctccgaaaacgtcggagcgcttttgaaaatatgtggtgtcttgatagactgagcagatatttgaggtttacacagctacattctcacctgaaaatatgttaaacgtttattttgtgacccagaaagaataatgagagtaatattaaaactaactagctgccgccattgttgacaactgcgctgggccgcgctatgaattctgggacacagtttcttcttcttcggggtttaacggcagctggcatccttgtacatgcagtgctgccatcttctgtttcagtccgttattacactcttaaatactactacttattcctgcgtacaaagcttcaaacgacgcgtcgactattaaattagtcgtcgacgattttaatagtcgacgtaatcgtgactagtcgactaatcgtggcagccctataTCAGAGTGGACCAATTGTGGTTAAATGGCTTGTTTTGAGTCAGGAGAAACCCTGCATGTTTGAGAATATCAGAAAACAGGGTTTTCCCTCCCTCCAAGCTTATCAGGTTATTGCGAAATAATGACATCATCTGAATGGCAGCgggtcttttctttttttcattaactCACTTTCTACACTGTGGTTATACTCTGATAATGAAatttgccccccccccaaaaaaaatcagGAGTCGGTAACAGTCAACAACTGGATTTTTACGCAAAACATTGGTGTCAGTAAATTTGTTCCTTTAGACATTGCCATGCCTGCGTAAACAGGTGTGAATTTGGATATGCACAGAAGATAATAAGAAATGAAATTGAGTAAGAGGGAGGTTTGAAGCGTTGGCGGAGTAAGTCAGTTTCTCCAAAAGTGAAACCTAAACTACaggctgtgtgtttgtctcagcagctgtgagagaaaaaCTCTTCAAGCAGAAAAGTTATAATTGTACACACAGATGAGTCCAAATGACTCATAATGTTGATGTGTAAATACCGGTGGTAGAAATAAGCAACTTTTTGACAACAGCTTTACCACATAAACCTAAAAGATGATAATGTGTGACTGTTTTTTAtgcattattttgttttcaaagccAAATGCTTCCACATTTTATGATTATAGCGTTCAATAATTgattaaatgttatttaaatgaaattatcaTTTTGGCTCCAAAGGCTGATTGGGGGGGGTAGGGAGGACAAAAGTGATTAAATGGTTAGCCATGTTGCCCTTATTTCCTTTTCATCACCTttcctcttgtttttgtttagcttgAGCcaagatggcaaaagaacctTTAAAACCCAAGATTTTAGTACTAAGTACTAAGTTCCTGCTCTTAAAGCTGCATCTATGCTGATATTTTGAGCTTCCACCTATGCATTTAACCCACATCTTCACAAGCAACATGACTCTGGAAATGTTTGTTTGTAAGATCAAAAACATCCCCTACTGTGGTCTCTACACTATAATTAATAAGACGGCCACTGTGACATCACGATGACATCAGTTAACCACAGTGTTAACATTTTGGTCACT
Protein-coding sequences here:
- the LOC116326779 gene encoding cysteine-rich protein 2-like, with amino-acid sequence MASKCPKCEKTVYFAEKVSSLGKDWHKFCLKCERCNKTLNPGGHAEHDGKPYCHKPCYATLFGPKGVNIGGAGSYVYDNPVNEAPAAVSLETNAKPEEEKKAPARGPVKAASFSSFSGGPNICPRCNKTVYFAEKVSSLGKNWHRPCLRCERCNKTLAPGSHAEHDGQPYCHKPCYAVLFGPKGVNTGGVGSYIYDDPEAEAQS